The genomic DNA TCGGGCGACCGCATGATGGTCCTGACCAACATGATGAACCCCGCCGATCAGACGACGATCATCCGCGACGACATCGATACGATGGGTGAAGCGACGACGTCGATGATGCCCGCTGGATTGTTGAACACGATGACCGCTGAAGAGATCCGCGACCTGTTGGCGTATCTGAAGGCGGGAGGCAATCCGTCGCACGAGATCTACGCCAAGTAGATCGATCGAGGCACTGCGGCATGTGATGCCGCCGATACAATGGGCTGAGCCGGAATGATCAGCGAATCATTTCGGCTTGGAAGTCGCATGTCGCGCGAAGCCCTCGCGGCACCGTGGCGGCAACGATTTGTCAGGTCGAAGAACTTGGAGTTTCGTGATGGCAAAAAAAGCAGCCCAACCGAAGAAGAAAACGAACAACGACGACCGGATGCTGCGGCGTCCGGCCGAAGATTTGTTTGCCGAAGAGATCGATGCGCTGATCAAAAACGATCAGCATCCATGCCCCAACGGCTGGCGAATGTCCGCCCGCAGCGTGCTCACCTACATCTGCGGCGGCAAAGCGGGCAACACGCCGATCACTCCCAAATACGTCGGCAACCGACGCCTTGTCGAGATCGCGATCTCGACGCTGGTCACCGATCGGGCGCTGCTGTTGATCGGCGAACCGGGAACCGCGAAAAGCTGGCTCAGCGAACATCTGGCCGCGGCGATCAACGGCGATTCAACGAAAGTTGTCCAAGGGACCGCGGGGACAACGGAAGAACAGATCCGCTACACCTGGAACTACGCGATGCTGATCGCTCACGGTCCCAGCCCCGAAGCATTGATCAAGAGTCCCGTCTTTCGCGCGATGGAGTCGGGGCAACTTGCCCGTTTCGAAGAGATCACGCGATGCGCGTCGGAAGTCCAAGACGCGATGATCTCGCTGCTGTCGGAAAAGCGGATCAGCGTTCCCGAACTGGCGACCGAAGTCGCTGCCGAAAAAGGGTTCTCGGTGATCGCGACGGCCAACACCCGCGACCGCGGCGTCAACGACATGTCGGCAGCTCTGAAACGCCGCTTCAATCTCGTCGTCCTGCCCAGTCCATCGGATCTGGAAACGGAGATCGACATCGTCACCGGCCGCGTTGCCCAACTGGCATCGAACCTCGACTTGCAAGCGGAACTACCGACGCCCGATGCCGTCGAAAAGGTCTGCACCATCTTCCGCGAACTGCGATCGGGCGAAACGCTCGACGGCAAGAACAAACTCAAAAGCCCCTCCGGCGTCCTCTCCACCGCCGAAGCGATCTCCTTGCTGTGCAACAGCATGGCCCTCGCGGGCAGCTTCGGAAACGGCAGCGTCACCGCCGAAGATATCGCAGCGGGCCTGCAGGGCTCGGTCGTCAAAGACGACGACAAAGATCACTTGGTCTGGTCGGAATACCTGAAGAACGTGATGAAGAAACGTGGCTCCCAGTGGCGACCACTCTTCGACGCCTGCTCCGACCATAATTCTTGATCGTCGGAATCGCTCCGCTAGGCTCGTGAACCTGGCTTGGACCGCAGGATGCCAAATCGCCAGGGTGCCACTGGCCCTGCCAGTGCTGCCCCCCCCTAGCAAATGCATGACCAAGCCAAGTATCCAATGCCGACGACCTACGTCGCAACACCCTAAAGCACGACGTTGCATCCGAGGGCGAAGGGATTCTCAACTGGACAACGTCCCGATCCTACGGAACTCAAACCTTCGATCAAGAAGACACTGGCAGAGCCAGTGGCACACGAACAACGACTCTGCTCGATTCTAAAATGCCGGGTGGCACTGGCTCTGCCAGTGCTGATTTGCCAAAGCCCCAGTGAATGCAGCACCAAGTAATCTCAACAATGCCGAAGGCCTGGACTACAGCATCCCAGAGCACGACGTTGCAATCGGAGACGAAGGGAGGACGGTATTGGATAACGTCCCAATCAAGTCACACTCAAACCTTCGATCAGCAGTGCACTGGCAGAGCCAGTGGCACCCGGGCACGACGTAGTTCGTGTGCCACACACTAGCTCCGAATCATTGGAACAATCGAGCCATTGGCACCGCAGTCGTTAAAATCCAGCGGGTTGGTGACGTTGGACGATCTCGGAGAGCTTCGGGTGCAGTTTGCCATTGGTCACGATCACGCCGCCGGCCTGCAGCCCCAGCGGTTCGCCTCGCGATGTTGTTATCGTTCCCCCCGCCTCTTCGACGATCAGCTTCCCGGCGGCGAAGTCCCACGGCGAGAGGAAGTATTCAAAAAAGCCGCCGAACTGCCCCGCTGCGACGCCACACAGGTCGAGCGCCGCGGCGCCCATCCGGCGGATTCCGTGAATCTGATGTTGCGAGAACAGTTCGCCGATCGCATCGAGGGTCGCCTGCATCAACTTGCCGCGATCGTAATGGAACCCGCACGCCAGCATCGCTTGCCCCAGCGACTCTTCGCTCGAAACGCTCAACCGGCGATCGTTGCTCCACGCCCCAGCCCCCGCGATCGCCGTGAACCAATCCTCGCGAATCGGGTTGTAGACGATGCCGACCTGCGGCTGGCCGCGATAACAGTAGGCGATCGAGATCGCAAAATGGGGAATGCTGTGGGCGAAGTTGTTTGTCCCGTCCAAGGGATCGATCACCCACAGATGCTCCGCTTCGATCGCTCCCGAAAGCTCCTCTTCTCCCAACAGCTCGTGATCGGGATACGCCGCTCGTATCACGCTCGCAATCGTCTGTTCCGATTCGAGATCGGCGTCGGAGACGAGGTTGTGTTGGCCTCCGGTTGCGTCGGCTTTACTGCGGATCTGCACGCCGGTTTCGTAATAGCGGCGCAGCACGTCGCCGGCGGCAACCGCGGCCTGGCGTGCGACTTCCATGATCTGCTCTCGATCCAAATCGCTCATCTTCGGTTCACTCTATTTGCTGCAGGCGGTGATCGCTTGGCGGACCAAGTCTTCGGGAACATCGTCGACCAATTCGACATGTCCAATTTTTGTTGGCAAGATAAAACGCAGCTTGCCGTGTTCGGTCTTCTTATCGCTGAACATCGCTCCCAACATCGCATCGGGATCGGCTTCGGACCAAGTGATCGGCAACTGCAGCGAGGTGAACAGTTCGGTCTGCTGTTCACAAAACGCATCGTCGACACGTCTCATGCGGCGTGCAAGATCGGCAGCCATCTGCATCCCGATCGCGATCGCTTCGCCGTGCAGGAAGTGTCCGTATCCGGCGAGCGCTTCGATCGCGTGACCAAACGTATGCCCATAGTTCAACGTCGCGCGGCAGCCTGTCGTTTCGCGTTCGTCGGCCAAAACGACGTCGGCCTTCGCTTGACAACTGGTTCGGATCGCATGCTTCAGCGCCGCGGCATCGCGGGCGTGGATCGCTTCGTGATTCTGTTGCAACCAAGCAAAAAATTCGGCATCGCAGATCACGCCGTACTTTGCCACTTCAGCCAGTCCGCTGATGAACTCCCGCGGAGCCAAAGTCCCCAGCGTCGCGATATCGATCGCAACCAACTGGGGCTGCCAAAACGAGCCGACCATATTTTTGGCGCCGGGCAGATTGATCCCCGTCTTGCCGCCGACGCTACTATCGACCTGAGCCAACAATGTTGTCGGGACTTGGACAAACCGGATCCCACGCATGAAGGTCGCCGCCACCATCCCGGCGAGATCCCCCACAACGCCTCCGCCGACGGCGATGATCGCGCTTTTGCGATCGGTCTTGGCTTCCAGCAGCCCAATCCACAACCGCTGCAGCTGTTCGACACACTTGCTCGGTTCGCCCGACGGGACCGAAATCATGTCGGTCCGATAGCTGGCCTGCAACGCTTGCTGAATTGTCGCGGCCCATGGCTGGGCGACAGCCGCATCGTGAATAATGATCGCATGCGACAGATCGGGCATCCGATCGGCGATCGACGAAACGAGGTCGGCCAACCAATCGCTGCCGATCAGAATCGGGTACGGAGCGTCGGGCAGCGGGACTTCCAAGCGGTCAGGAACGTTTGGCAAAACCATGAAATTCGATCGTTGCTACAGGTTAGGCGAATCAAGCAAGTGCGTTAGGATAGCAGCATGGATCCATCTAAAGAAGCATCGACCGACAGCGAGAACGTTCCCGCCCAGTGGCCTGCGCGGCCGCGACTGGTATCCCCACGAGGCTGCGCCGTGGCAATCTTGGGCCTCGTCTTTGCGAGCGTCATGTCGCTAGCGATCGTTCGCACCCGGAACATGCCCACGGCAAAGACCGCTCCGTTCTGGGGGCCCGAGGCGAGTGCAGCGATCCGCGTGGGCCGACCAGTGGAATTACTGCGTCCGGAGGGTTCGCTGGCAGTGCCGGAACTCGATTTCTACAACGAAGGCTGGATCGACCTGACCGAGCTGCGCGATTTAGGCTACTTTCGACGCGTATTTTTAGCAGACAATAATTTCGATTGGCAAAGCCAGGGGGAGATGAAAATCCCGGTCGCCGATGCGGCGAAATGGCCGTGGGCGTTTGTGAGATTTGGTCAAACCGACGACGAAGCCGCAGCGACGACGATCGCGATCCATCTCGACGAAGGATGGGTCGGATTTCCCGGTGGGGGGCAGGCGGTACGACTGACCGACAGCGTGCTGCCGCGCATCGCCTATCGACTGCGTTTGTTCGCAAAAGTAGCGTCGGAATCGGTAGAATCGGCCAAGTAAACAACTTTTTATTAAGTACGTTTGCCAACTCATCGCGTTTAGCTGGATATACTATTAGGAGCCGCGATTACCTCCTTACACGCTAATCGTGGGCTGCGACAACACCCTCATCTCCCATCCACGAGTTCGATCCATGGACCGCAAAGCGCTCGGGCAACAGCATTTTACCGAACCGATGATGCAATTGTCAGAGTCGCTCAAGGGGACGATTCAAGACCAGGACTGGCAGGAATTCAACCCTGAACCGATCGTCCACTATTACGAATCGATGATCGCCGACAGTTTGCCCGCTTTGATCGAGCAAACGATGAATGACGACGATATCGCCGAATTGGAACCCGACCAAGTGCAATGCTTCGGGATCTTGTTGCTCCGCGACATGTTTCGGCGTTTCCACAAGCGTTTGCGTCCCGACGTTGCCGATGCCGGCTGGGTCGATCCGATGTTTCAAGCGATTGCCGCAAAACACGACCTCCCGTCCGAGGCACTCGTCGATGATGGCAAACCTTACGATGTGAAAGACCCCAATGCGCCATGGGCCGGATCGCTCGGGGCGCTGATGGGCCTGCCGGGCAGCGCCTTGGTGCGTGCCCAAGGTAAAGCGTTGCAAGCGGTGCAAAAGCAGACCGCTGCGGCGAAGCCGGAACCTAAAGCCGCGGCGCCCCTGATGCCAGCCGCTGCGGTAATGGACGATCCAGAAGAAGTCGAATATCGCCGGGGAGGATTCTTCAGCTCCGCTCCCCCTTGGATGGTCAGTAGTCTCGTCCACGGACTGGTCTTGCTGATGCTTGCCTTGGTCACCTTGGATCCGGTGCAAATCGCAAAGAATGTGCTCACCGTCACCCCGACCAACGAAGAGGGGCAAGAGATGGAAGAGTTTTCGCTGGAGCAAATCGAGCCCGATTCGCTCGAGCAAGAAATGCTCGAAGAACCTGTCGTCACGCCGCCGACGACGGTCCAAGCTGTCGAGGCGATCGAAGTCGAATCGCCGGATGCCGTGCTGATGGTCGGAACCGAAATGCCCGACATGATCGACGCGATCGCGCCGATGGAATCGTTGACCCAATCGCTGACCCAGGCGATGAACGCGACCACCGAATTTTCTGCCCGCAGCACCGACATGAAAAAGGAACTGCTGAAGAAATACGGCGGCAGCGAAGCGACCGAAGCGGCTGTCACCAAGGCGCTCGAATGGTTCCAACGGCATCAATTGCCCAATGGGGCGTGGAACCTGCACCACAACATCGCTTGCGGTAACAAATGCGGAAATCCCGGCGATGAAAAAGCCAAAGACAGCTTCAATGGCGCTACCGCCTTGGCGATCCTGCCGTTCCTGGGGGCCGGGCAAACCCACCGCCAAGGCAAATACAAAAGTGTCGTCCAACGCGGTCTGATGTTCCTCGCGGGGAACATGAAGGTCAAAAACCAAGGGGGCCTGATCACAGGCGATTGTCGTGATGGCGCGGGCAACATGTATTCGCACGGGTTGTGTGCGATCGTGCTTTGTGAAGCCTATGCGATGACCAAAGATCCGGCGTTGGCCAAACCCGCGCAAGCGGCTCTTAACTTTATCGCCATGTCGCAGCACAAAACCGGCGGTGGATGGCGTTACGCCCCCGGACAAGAAGGGGACACTTCGGTCGTGGGATGGATGGTGATGGCGCTGAAGAGTGGCCATATGGGGCATTTGGTCATCCCACCCAACACGGTCCGCGGTGCTTCGCTGTTCTTGGATCGTGTCTCCGCCGACGATGGCGTTTACTATGGCTACACATCGCCGGCGAAGAAGCCTTCGACGACTGCGGTAGGACTGCTTTGCCGGATGTATCTGGGCTGGGACAAAGAGAACCCGTCGTTGAAAAAAGGAGTCGATTATCTAGCGAAAATCGGACTCAACAAGAACGATGCCTATCACAACTACTATTCCGCTCAAGTCCTTCGCCAATTCGGCGGCCCCCAGTGGGAAGCGTACAACAAGGACATGAGTAAATGGATCGTCGATACTCAGGAATCGACAGGTCACGCGGCGGGCAGCTGGCACTTCAATAGCGGCCACACCGGCGGCCGGGGTGGACGTTTGGCGATCACTTCGCTGTGCACGATGACCTTAGAAGTCTATTACCGTCACCTGCCGTTGTATGCCGACAAAGCAGCGGAAGACGATTTCCCGCTGTAAAATTCGCAGCCTTCTCCACCGACAAACCGACTTGCGTGGCATCGATTACGCAAGTGTTGAACGCTAGCGTTTATATTTCCTGAAGAGCGTTACCCAGTAAACCCGATTTACGCAGATATTCGGAATCATCTGCGCATCTCCGTTGTGCCGTTTTGCGCCGCATCGTCGCGCTTAAAAGAGTCACGTCGTTTGGGTCCTGAGATATGTCTTATCACGAATATTGGCGTCTACAGCGACTGCCATTTGGCCAAGTCAATGGACGCGAGGATTTCTACGAAGGCACCAGTCAACGCGAGGCGATTGCGCGACTTCGCTTCCTGGTCGGCAACGCCCGCTCGGTCGGACTGTTGATCGGCGGGACAGGATCGGGTCGCAGTTCGCTGTTGCGTCATGTCAGCCGCAACGTGCTGTGGAGCGGGGCGATCGTGGAACCTGTGCTGATTTCGGGGCGCTGTGACACGCAAGCTGAATGGCTTCACCAACTCTCCGGAGCCTTGTGCGCCGACCCCACCCTGCACACCTCCGACGCCTGGCGTCGGATCTGCGACACGATCGACGCGGCCAGTCGGCAGGACGTCTTCACCTGCCTGCTGGTGGATGATGCCACGAATCTGGTGGCCGAATCAGTCAGCGCGCTGATCAATCGCTCGCGGCACGTGACCGCCGTACTCGGCTGCAACACGGAAGCAGCGGGCGGATTGGTCCATCGCATCGGTGGCTGTCCGCTGCGGATCGACCTGCCCCACTGGGCGCTCTCGGATTCGGCGGGCTTCATTCGCCAAAGCATCGCCGATGTGGGAGGCGATCCAGAACTGTTCAACGATGCCGCGATCGTCCGTTTGCACGAATTGAGCGAAGGCCGCGTGGCGACATTGGCTCGATTGGCGGAACTGTCACTGCTCGCCGGTGCCGGCTCGCGAGCGACGCAGATCACGCCCGAAATTGTCGAAGCGATCCAAGACGAGATGCTGGTCGCCGCGGCATAAACGCTGAAACATCACGCGTGCCGGCAAAACGCAAGGTTAGGAAGAATCGGTCACCGAGGCCAATCGACGTCTACCAGCGAAGCACCGCGGTGCCCCAGGCAAGCCCGGCGCCAAAACCACACAGCAGGGCATGTTGCCCACGCTCGATCTTGCCCGCACGCACCGCTTCATCCAACGCCAGCGGAATGCTTGCCGCACTGGTGTTGCCATAGCGATCGACGTTCACAAAAACGCTCTCGCGATGCACGCCGAGATCGGAAACGGCCGAATCGATGATCCGTTGATTCGCTTGGTGCAGGATGATCAAATTCAAATCATCGGGCCCCATTCCCAGTTCGTTCAGGACATCGATCGAACTTTCCGCGACCACGCGTACCGCCCACTTGAAGACCGCCCGGCCGTCCATCCACAGATAATGCCGCCCCTCGTTGAAGGCATCGGGGACCAACGGGGTTCGCGATCCGCCAGCGGGAATGCACAACATCTTGCCGCCGCAGCCTTCGCTGCCCAATGTGTATTTCAACAGCCCCGCCCCTTCGGGCTTATCGGGAACCAATAACACCGCCCCAGCTCCGTCACCGAACAAAGGGTAGGTCTTCGGGTCGTGCGGGTTGATCGTGCGGCTCATCAGGTCGGCCCCCACCACCAGCACTTTCTTGGCATTGCCCGCAGCAACAAATTGTGATCCCGTCACCAAAGCGTACATGAATCCCGCACAGGCCGCGTTGACATCCATCGCCGGAGCAATCGCTCCCAACCGCCGTTGCAAATGACATGCGGCCGAAGGCGTGGGATGATCGGGAGTCATCGTCGCGACCAAGATCATGTCGACCTCCGACGCGTCGACACCGGCATCTTTCAAGCACCGCGTGGCGGCTTCGTACGCCATGTCGCTGGTCGCTTCATCGGGCCGCGCTTTGCGCCGCTCGCGAATACCGGTGCGTTTGATGATCCATTCGCTGTCGCAACCAAGACTGGCAAGATCGTCGTTCGTGACAATTTCGCTGGGCGCATACGAGCCGGTCGAGGCAACGCGAACTCCCAGAGCTTGCCCAAGTCGGCTGCGGCCTCCTGTTTGGGTTAGCGGCGCAGAACCGCGACTCGATACGGGGCGGGTTGCAGCGGTAGAAGATTCGGTAATCTGTGACATTCGATAAGACGCCGAGAGCGAACGCGAACAAAAAGGGCCAGCAATCCCGTGCGGCGTGCTGGCATGGACCTCCACTATAATACACAAAACCGACGATTTGCGGCAGACGGACACCCTTGACGGCAACATTCCGCCAATGGAAGGCACCGACTTGTGCTCGATGTCCATACCGTCGTACATTCGGGAGCGTTATCCCCCATCCCCGTCTCTTTCGTGTTGTTTTGGAGTTTACCAGTGGTCGAGATTCAAGTGGAATACCAAGGCGGGCTAAGATGCCAAGCGGTTCACGGCCCCAGCGGCTGCCAGCTGTCGACCGATGCCCCGGTCGACAACCAAGGGCGTGGCGAGTCGTTTTCACCCACCGATCTAGTGGCCACTGCGTTAGGCACTTGTGTTAGCACGATCATGGGCATCTATGCCGATCGCCACGATTTGAATCTCACGGGAATGAAGGTTCGCATTGAAAAACACATGTCGGCCGACCTACCACGGCGAATCATGCGGCTGCCGGTAGAAATTCGTCTCCCCATCACGCTGGACGAACGCCATCGCACGGCGATCGAAGCAGCTGCGAGGCTCTGTCCCGTGCACCAAAGCTTGCGTGCCGACATCGAAGCGCCGCTGGTATTTATCTACCCGGAATAAGCGGCAAGGCGACGCTCACGAGCTTAGAAGCCCACCGGTGGGCCGACAAATCACCCGCCGCGACAACCTGCGTCCCGCGAACCGTGGTTCGCGGGTTCGGGTCGTCCCAACTTTCTCACGGAGGAGATAAATCTCCCCCCAACGAAAAGCTAGCTATCGCTCCAGTACCGACAGGGGCGCCGGCGGCTCTTCCCAGCGAAGATCTTTCGCCGCCAGCTTGGTATCCCATTTTTTGCCTGCCGCAGCCCGACGGGGCCCCGTTTCCTGGGGACGGAAATTCAGCGTCGTGCCGGTGATTTCGCGAAGATTCTCCAACGCCAACACACGAGTCGTCAGAGCGCCGTCGTTGAGTGCTTCGATCAATTCGAAGTCACCACCGCTAGCAAGCTGTGCGGGAGAATAGCCCCACAACAACCGATACTGCCTCGCCGCTTGAGCCGCATTCATGCGGGCTATCGAATCGCGAATCGCAGTCGCGTTTTGGCCCCCGCGATCCAATTGCGACTGGAGCGAAACGAAATGTTCTTGCCAGTGTGATCTCTGAGCATCGTTCTCAAAAATTCCCTTGGTCCCAAAGTAGACATCCGAAATACCCAGCATCAACAGCGAACGGGCAGCGAGCGCTGCCACTTCGGCACGGCGAAATCCAACCGCTTCACGTAGCGTGATCTCGATCGTCTTGGTTGCGTCGATCAATTCCAACATCCCCTTCCGCGACATGCTTTCGATCGAAACCGCGTTCGCTTCGGGAGCTTTCGTCCACGCAGGCGGCTCGGGAAGATCGCTAGCGGCCTCTTCGGTCCCCACCTGACTCCAACGAACGGGCGCGGTCAGCGACACTTCCTCGATCCCTTCGAGCATCCAATCAGCGGTTCCCGCCAAGACTTGAATGGCGACAACCGGTTGGATCGCCTCAGCCGCTGTTGGATCGGCTCCCGGTGCCCGAAAGACGGTCACTTGAATGGCGGCTCGGGATTCAACCGTCGGCAGATGTAAAGTTCCCCGCCGGCCGGCCAAATTCAGCGCGACCGTCGCATCGGGCGTCGCCGATTCGATCATAAATCGACCATAGTCTAGGTTGATCGTGGGCGATGCATCGGTCGCCGGTTCAAACGAAAATTCGGCTTCTCCGACGCTCGTCATTGCCACGCCATCGGCTAACAAAATCCGGCTGCGGAATGTGGGTGCATTCACCAACGTCGTGCCCGAGAACACCCCAGCCCCCTTCTTCACGCGATCCCAGCCAGCATCGGATCGTGAGACCAGAATCGTATCGCCCGATTCCAACACCCCCATTTGCGTGGCCGCAACAACGGGCTTAGGCATCGCCGCCGGCGCGGCCTCAGTTTCCGAATCCGCCGCATCGGCTGGTTCCATCGCGGGATCAAGCGTAGGCAAAACCACAGGACTTGCGGGCTCCGCATCGGCCCCAGTCGCTGACATCGCTGGCTTCGCAGCCGAATCCACGCCGGCAGGCTCCGCAGCAGGAACCGTCGAACCGACGTTAGGCTCGGGAACGGTTGGCACCGTCGTCGTCGGCGCAATCGCTGCCGCATCGCTACCTGCTGGCGCGGGCGACATCGACTCCGACGTCACGGAATCGGCCGTCGCCGTCGGCAAATCGACAGGTTCCGGCGGGGCGGATGCGTCGACGTCGGTCTTGTTGGGGGTGCCCGTCGCTGGGGGCGGCGTATCCACTGACGAATCGGCTGCCGGAATTTCAACCGCCGAAACGTTCCCCCCTGCAGATCCCGAAGCCGAGCTACGCTTGACCGGGTCTTCAACGACGACTTCGCCCGGCGATTCGCCGACGGGGCCAAAGCCTGGCGCTGGCATGTTCTCACGCTCGATCTGCAACGGATCGTCGGACGAATACGTCGAAGAGGAATCGGAGGCCAATCGCGAGACCGGCTGAAAGGCCTTGGCGATGATGAACAACAACACCGCGCACAACCCCAGCGTCATCAACCAAGGCAGGATCCGCGACGGGCGACCGGCTCGCAAATATTCGGGCACATCGGGGCGACGCGGCGAAAGCCCCGCGGGGTGCCCGTTGGGCGCTGGCTGCGTCGCAGCTGCCGAACGAAAAGGAACCGCCATGGTCGCAGCGGCGTCGATTCCGGGAGCCGTCTTCCTTTCCACCGTTGCGGCATCCGAGATGGGCAAGTCCAACGAAGCGACCGATGGATCGCTCAACGATGGACCATCGGAGCGGACGACCGTCGCTTCTCCAGCAGCCGCAAGACCTTGCGAAAGCTGGTAGATCCGATCGCGCAACCCATGCGGAACCAACGCCGGTCGCGAGAGGACAAGGGTCAGGATCTGATGGCAGGCGGCCGCTTCGGACATGTGCACGTCCGATTCCAACAGCACCCGCTCGACTTCCGGAATCCGTTCGCCCGGCAACACGTTATCCAAATATTCCGCGATCGTGTTGGCGTCTTCGATCGGATGGACCGCACCGACCGCGGGGGTCCCCAGATCGGTGCGCTGGATCGACGCCTTGATCTTGTCGGCCAATTGAGTCGCATAAGGACTGTCGCGCAGCTTCGCCGAAAGCGCTTCGTTCGCCTCTTCGGGCAACACGTGGTCGAGATACGCTAATAGAGTTCGAACGGTCAAACGCATGGAAAGGATTCCCGAATAAGCCAACAGCGGTCGCGACGGCAGCCGGTAGGGCAAGCGATCGCGGAAAAACCATCGGCCACGCGATCACGGTCGATGTTCTCCCACCTTGGTTAGTGGGCCGATGTCGCGGATTCCGTACAAGAATCTTGGAAATTCGGGAAAATTGCGTTTCCGATCTCGCGTTCCAACGCAACGACGGCATCGAAGCACATCGCGTCCACCGCGTCGCTTCCAAGCCCAGCGACTTAAGAACGTCGATGGTCTCGGCGTGGGACGCTCGAAATCAAGCAGCTTGTCGCGCCGCCATCTTATCCATTCGTCGTTGGATCTTCTCGGGAACCTCGCGCCAACGGCGGTGCATCCACCAGTATTGCTCGGGGCTCAGCGCGATCGCTTTCTCCAGACGCTCGTTGTACCAACAGGTCAGCTCGGTCACGCCCCCCAGCTCAGGCCCGGCATCGCGCGGATCGGCGACGCCGTTGCAGCCGATCTCGAACTGCATCGGACGTGTCGTCCGGCGAGCGTAGAAAACGGCCATTGGCGCGTCGTTGGCTAGGGTGAACAGTGCCAGGGCCTTGTGGCACGAGGTCGGTTTTCCAAAAAAGTTGACCCAGCAACCGCGGGCACCAGCAAATTGATCGGCCACCAACGAAAGTGTACCGTTGGCTTCCAAGTGCTGTTGAATGATGTCGGCCGAGCCATCTTTGTCGACAAGCATCTGCCCGTGCATGCCGCGGAACTGGGTGATGTAACGATGCAGGAAACGGTTGTCCAACGGACGGGCAACGGTCATCGTCGGAATTCCAAACAGTCCGGTCGCGTAGCCGCCGATCTCAAAATTGCCATAGTGTCCGCTGACCAAGACCATCGGCCGGCCTTCCAAAAACGGACGCAAGAAGAGCCCCGAGGT from Rosistilla carotiformis includes the following:
- a CDS encoding ATP-binding protein — translated: MAKKAAQPKKKTNNDDRMLRRPAEDLFAEEIDALIKNDQHPCPNGWRMSARSVLTYICGGKAGNTPITPKYVGNRRLVEIAISTLVTDRALLLIGEPGTAKSWLSEHLAAAINGDSTKVVQGTAGTTEEQIRYTWNYAMLIAHGPSPEALIKSPVFRAMESGQLARFEEITRCASEVQDAMISLLSEKRISVPELATEVAAEKGFSVIATANTRDRGVNDMSAALKRRFNLVVLPSPSDLETEIDIVTGRVAQLASNLDLQAELPTPDAVEKVCTIFRELRSGETLDGKNKLKSPSGVLSTAEAISLLCNSMALAGSFGNGSVTAEDIAAGLQGSVVKDDDKDHLVWSEYLKNVMKKRGSQWRPLFDACSDHNS
- a CDS encoding inositol monophosphatase family protein — its product is MSDLDREQIMEVARQAAVAAGDVLRRYYETGVQIRSKADATGGQHNLVSDADLESEQTIASVIRAAYPDHELLGEEELSGAIEAEHLWVIDPLDGTNNFAHSIPHFAISIAYCYRGQPQVGIVYNPIREDWFTAIAGAGAWSNDRRLSVSSEESLGQAMLACGFHYDRGKLMQATLDAIGELFSQHQIHGIRRMGAAALDLCGVAAGQFGGFFEYFLSPWDFAAGKLIVEEAGGTITTSRGEPLGLQAGGVIVTNGKLHPKLSEIVQRHQPAGF
- the aroB gene encoding 3-dehydroquinate synthase: MVLPNVPDRLEVPLPDAPYPILIGSDWLADLVSSIADRMPDLSHAIIIHDAAVAQPWAATIQQALQASYRTDMISVPSGEPSKCVEQLQRLWIGLLEAKTDRKSAIIAVGGGVVGDLAGMVAATFMRGIRFVQVPTTLLAQVDSSVGGKTGINLPGAKNMVGSFWQPQLVAIDIATLGTLAPREFISGLAEVAKYGVICDAEFFAWLQQNHEAIHARDAAALKHAIRTSCQAKADVVLADERETTGCRATLNYGHTFGHAIEALAGYGHFLHGEAIAIGMQMAADLARRMRRVDDAFCEQQTELFTSLQLPITWSEADPDAMLGAMFSDKKTEHGKLRFILPTKIGHVELVDDVPEDLVRQAITACSK
- a CDS encoding prenyltransferase/squalene oxidase repeat-containing protein, giving the protein MDRKALGQQHFTEPMMQLSESLKGTIQDQDWQEFNPEPIVHYYESMIADSLPALIEQTMNDDDIAELEPDQVQCFGILLLRDMFRRFHKRLRPDVADAGWVDPMFQAIAAKHDLPSEALVDDGKPYDVKDPNAPWAGSLGALMGLPGSALVRAQGKALQAVQKQTAAAKPEPKAAAPLMPAAAVMDDPEEVEYRRGGFFSSAPPWMVSSLVHGLVLLMLALVTLDPVQIAKNVLTVTPTNEEGQEMEEFSLEQIEPDSLEQEMLEEPVVTPPTTVQAVEAIEVESPDAVLMVGTEMPDMIDAIAPMESLTQSLTQAMNATTEFSARSTDMKKELLKKYGGSEATEAAVTKALEWFQRHQLPNGAWNLHHNIACGNKCGNPGDEKAKDSFNGATALAILPFLGAGQTHRQGKYKSVVQRGLMFLAGNMKVKNQGGLITGDCRDGAGNMYSHGLCAIVLCEAYAMTKDPALAKPAQAALNFIAMSQHKTGGGWRYAPGQEGDTSVVGWMVMALKSGHMGHLVIPPNTVRGASLFLDRVSADDGVYYGYTSPAKKPSTTAVGLLCRMYLGWDKENPSLKKGVDYLAKIGLNKNDAYHNYYSAQVLRQFGGPQWEAYNKDMSKWIVDTQESTGHAAGSWHFNSGHTGGRGGRLAITSLCTMTLEVYYRHLPLYADKAAEDDFPL
- a CDS encoding beta-ketoacyl-ACP synthase III translates to MSQITESSTAATRPVSSRGSAPLTQTGGRSRLGQALGVRVASTGSYAPSEIVTNDDLASLGCDSEWIIKRTGIRERRKARPDEATSDMAYEAATRCLKDAGVDASEVDMILVATMTPDHPTPSAACHLQRRLGAIAPAMDVNAACAGFMYALVTGSQFVAAGNAKKVLVVGADLMSRTINPHDPKTYPLFGDGAGAVLLVPDKPEGAGLLKYTLGSEGCGGKMLCIPAGGSRTPLVPDAFNEGRHYLWMDGRAVFKWAVRVVAESSIDVLNELGMGPDDLNLIILHQANQRIIDSAVSDLGVHRESVFVNVDRYGNTSAASIPLALDEAVRAGKIERGQHALLCGFGAGLAWGTAVLRW
- a CDS encoding OsmC family protein, with protein sequence MVEIQVEYQGGLRCQAVHGPSGCQLSTDAPVDNQGRGESFSPTDLVATALGTCVSTIMGIYADRHDLNLTGMKVRIEKHMSADLPRRIMRLPVEIRLPITLDERHRTAIEAAARLCPVHQSLRADIEAPLVFIYPE
- a CDS encoding lysophospholipid acyltransferase family protein — encoded protein: MNKQTAIDFAVYLLVRSLFAVIQTLSVQRMQPVCNGLAYLLSDVLQLRRRTIDTNLRIASPNASDEQIDRTRRQMWAHLVMMACEIAWSRRRLHLCNWRQMLDFPTSGLFLRPFLEGRPMVLVSGHYGNFEIGGYATGLFGIPTMTVARPLDNRFLHRYITQFRGMHGQMLVDKDGSADIIQQHLEANGTLSLVADQFAGARGCWVNFFGKPTSCHKALALFTLANDAPMAVFYARRTTRPMQFEIGCNGVADPRDAGPELGGVTELTCWYNERLEKAIALSPEQYWWMHRRWREVPEKIQRRMDKMAARQAA